The Persephonella sp. IF05-L8 genome contains a region encoding:
- the cbiM gene encoding cobalt transporter CbiM: MHIPDGYLSPMTYIPSYVVAVPLMAYGIKKLKGELNDQTLPLISSLAAMSFLIMMINIPIPGGTSGHAIGAAAISILINPWIAFISISLVLLIQALIFGDGGITAWAVNSLALGFVASFVAYYSFKVLSKLNENIALFISGWLSIVAASFVVAVFLGIQPVIAHTPDGKPLFFPFGLEITIPALVGSHILYFGAVEGLYTLLVVKFIEKIKNPFLKGSIKDV; this comes from the coding sequence ATGCATATCCCTGACGGATACCTCTCTCCAATGACATATATACCTTCATACGTAGTGGCTGTGCCCCTTATGGCTTATGGAATAAAAAAACTAAAGGGAGAGTTAAATGACCAGACCCTCCCTCTAATATCTTCATTAGCAGCAATGTCTTTTCTAATTATGATGATAAATATCCCTATTCCTGGGGGAACAAGCGGACATGCCATTGGAGCTGCTGCTATCTCTATTTTGATTAATCCCTGGATTGCTTTCATATCTATAAGTCTTGTTTTACTGATACAGGCACTTATTTTTGGGGATGGTGGGATAACAGCCTGGGCTGTTAACTCCCTTGCATTAGGATTTGTTGCTTCTTTTGTTGCTTATTACTCCTTTAAAGTTTTATCTAAACTTAATGAAAATATAGCCCTATTTATCTCTGGGTGGCTTTCTATTGTGGCTGCTTCTTTTGTTGTTGCAGTTTTCCTTGGAATTCAGCCTGTTATAGCCCATACCCCTGATGGAAAACCTTTATTCTTTCCTTTTGGACTGGAAATTACAATTCCAGCTCTTGTTGGTTCCCATATACTTTATTTTGGTGCTGTTGAAGGATTATATACCTTACTTGTTGTTAAATTTATTGAGAAAATAAAAAATCCCTTTCTTAAAGGGAGTATAAAAGATGTATAA
- a CDS encoding PDGLE domain-containing protein, with translation MYKKFLLPVVLLLIAVPLGLLTDKPAWGEWEQSFYKQVIGFIPEGMKNEGLIKAIIPDYSLDGLPEVLAYYLSAIVGISVIFLFFYMLKGFNRSKGEG, from the coding sequence ATGTATAAAAAATTTCTTTTGCCTGTGGTTTTACTGCTGATAGCTGTTCCACTGGGATTACTTACAGATAAACCTGCATGGGGAGAGTGGGAACAAAGTTTTTATAAACAGGTTATCGGTTTTATACCTGAAGGAATGAAAAATGAAGGTTTAATCAAAGCTATAATTCCAGACTATTCTTTGGATGGTCTTCCTGAAGTTCTCGCTTATTATCTGTCAGCTATAGTTGGAATTTCAGTTATATTCTTATTTTTTTATATGCTAAAAGGATTTAACAGGTCTAAAGGTGAAGGATAA